One genomic region from Vitis riparia cultivar Riparia Gloire de Montpellier isolate 1030 chromosome 17, EGFV_Vit.rip_1.0, whole genome shotgun sequence encodes:
- the LOC117905239 gene encoding protein MOTHER of FT and TFL1 produces the protein MAASVDPLVVGRVIGDVVDMFVPTINMSVYYGAKHVTNGCDVKPSLTVNPPKVTLSGHPDEFYTLVMTDPDAPSPSEPSMREWVHWIVADIPGGTNATRGKEALPYVGPRPPVGIHRYILVLFQQKAPLGLVEQPGSRAHFSTRAFANQLDLGLPVATVYFNAQKEPANRRR, from the exons atGGCTGCTTCGGTAGACCCTCTGGTTGTTGGTCGCGTGATTGGCGATGTGGTTGACATGTTCGTCCCTACCATCAACATGTCTGTATACTACGGAGCTAAGCATGTCACTAATGGCTGTGATGTTAAGCCATCCCTAACTGTGAATCCTCCCAAAGTGACCCTTTCGGGCCATCCCGATGAATTTTACACCCTg GTGATGACCGACCCTGATGCACCCAGCCCCAGTGAGCCCTCCATGAGGGAGTGGGTACACTG GATAGTTGCAGATATTCCGGGAGGAACCAATGCCACCCGCG GGAAAGAGGCTCTCCCTTATGTAGGGCCACGCCCACCAGTAGGCATTCACCGCTACATACTGGTGCTGTTTCAGCAGAAGGCTCCTTTAGGCTTGGTGGAGCAGCCTGGGTCAAGGGCCCACTTCAGCACCCGTGCCTTTGCCAACCAGCTGGATCTGGGGCTGCCTGTGGCTACCGTCTACTTCAACGCCCAGAAGGAGCCAGCAAACAGGAGGCGCTGA